A genomic stretch from Marinobacter fonticola includes:
- the bla gene encoding class A beta-lactamase, which translates to MPARLLPTFASILLLALTATHALAAEPTASITFDEAMAEIESQNGGRLGVAVLDTASGERLTYRANERFAMTSTFKWVLVAAVLSRVDAGEDALDRQIQYDESDILSYAPIAKQHLPAGEMTVAELSDAAIRYSDNTAANLLLETLGGPAGLTAYIRTLGDDMTRLDRNEPGLNTNRPGDKRDTTTPAAMVGLMRLALVGDALSAASRQQLQDWLIRNTTGDTKLRAGLDPDWTVGDKTGAGDRGASNDVAIVWPKKGAAPILIAVYYSGTMLPNEALNAVHAEVGRVIAGVFSRVSQ; encoded by the coding sequence ATGCCCGCCCGATTGCTTCCTACGTTTGCGAGCATACTGCTCCTGGCGCTGACCGCTACCCATGCCCTGGCGGCCGAGCCCACTGCCAGCATCACTTTTGACGAGGCGATGGCTGAAATTGAATCCCAAAACGGCGGTCGCCTTGGTGTCGCCGTACTGGACACGGCGAGCGGCGAACGGCTGACCTACCGTGCCAATGAACGCTTCGCCATGACCAGCACCTTCAAATGGGTGCTCGTGGCGGCGGTATTGTCGCGAGTGGACGCCGGCGAAGACGCGCTGGATCGCCAGATTCAGTACGATGAATCAGACATACTGTCCTACGCGCCCATCGCTAAACAGCATCTACCCGCTGGCGAGATGACGGTCGCCGAGCTTAGTGATGCCGCCATCCGCTACAGCGACAACACCGCGGCCAATCTCCTGCTGGAAACGCTTGGCGGCCCGGCCGGATTGACCGCCTACATCCGTACCCTGGGCGACGACATGACGCGCCTGGACCGCAACGAGCCCGGGTTGAACACCAATCGACCCGGTGATAAGCGGGATACTACGACGCCAGCGGCCATGGTGGGTCTCATGCGGTTGGCGCTGGTCGGTGATGCGTTGTCTGCGGCATCCAGACAGCAGCTGCAGGATTGGCTGATTCGCAACACCACCGGCGATACCAAACTGCGTGCCGGTCTCGACCCGGATTGGACCGTGGGCGATAAGACCGGGGCGGGGGACCGCGGGGCCAGCAACGATGTTGCGATTGTCTGGCCCAAAAAAGGCGCGGCGCCGATTCTGATCGCGGTCTATTACTCTGGCACCATGCTGCCGAATGAGGCGCTCAATGCGGTGCATGCCGAGGTGGGGCGCGTCATAGCCGGGGTTTTCTCACGCGTCTCCCAATGA
- a CDS encoding sodium/glutamate symporter, translating into MSAEQIGFALLILAILLYAGKWVRMHWRPAQKLFLPASILAGAIGLLLGPGVLGLLVRSTAGPDAALSQGAIPEAMLSIWSDLPGLLINVVFATLLLGVPLPKWKRVWNLAGPQLAFGVTLGAGQYVIGILIAALILAPFFGLPLMAGALIEIGFEGGHGTAAGLQGVFEDLDFPEGADLAVGMATVGVISGIVGGIILINWGVRNGKSAVLDKDVGKIPPSQQRGLVDKEERPVPTGNMTVRSESIEPLTLHFGFIAMAILVGLGILEGLTWIETHTWGSGEDGVELLAAVPLFPLAMIGGLVVQQVLTRFDKNDLLDRDTMVRIQGFALDILIAAAIASLSLAVIAANLVPFILLGVAGVTWNICMFLWLAPRVIPKYWFERGIGDIGQSMGVTATGLILMKIADPENKTPAYEAFGYKQMVFEPFFGGGLITGIAVPVIYNFGPWPLFGVMLVLVVVGVGSGLFYFGRLKQ; encoded by the coding sequence ATGAGCGCCGAGCAAATTGGTTTCGCTCTACTGATACTCGCCATACTTCTTTACGCCGGCAAATGGGTGCGCATGCATTGGCGGCCGGCCCAGAAGCTCTTTCTACCTGCCTCTATCCTCGCCGGCGCTATCGGACTGCTGCTTGGCCCGGGTGTGCTCGGGCTGCTGGTTCGCTCTACTGCCGGTCCCGACGCTGCGCTATCCCAGGGCGCCATCCCCGAAGCCATGCTTTCAATATGGAGTGACTTGCCAGGCCTGCTCATCAACGTGGTGTTTGCCACGCTCTTGCTCGGCGTGCCCTTGCCAAAGTGGAAACGGGTATGGAATCTGGCCGGGCCTCAGCTGGCTTTTGGCGTAACGCTGGGCGCGGGACAGTACGTCATCGGCATCCTGATCGCGGCTCTTATTCTGGCCCCGTTTTTTGGTCTTCCGCTGATGGCGGGGGCGCTGATCGAAATCGGCTTTGAGGGCGGACACGGCACGGCGGCCGGCCTACAGGGCGTCTTTGAAGACTTGGACTTCCCCGAAGGCGCAGACCTCGCGGTCGGCATGGCGACGGTCGGGGTCATTTCCGGCATTGTCGGCGGCATCATACTCATCAACTGGGGCGTGCGTAACGGCAAAAGCGCCGTGCTGGACAAGGACGTCGGGAAGATCCCACCCAGCCAGCAGCGCGGGCTGGTCGACAAGGAGGAGCGTCCTGTCCCGACCGGCAACATGACCGTGCGGTCGGAATCGATAGAACCGCTCACCCTGCATTTCGGGTTCATCGCCATGGCGATTCTGGTTGGCCTGGGAATTCTCGAAGGGCTTACCTGGATTGAAACGCATACATGGGGTAGCGGCGAAGACGGCGTGGAACTACTCGCAGCCGTTCCTCTGTTCCCTTTGGCCATGATTGGCGGGCTCGTCGTCCAGCAAGTGCTTACACGCTTCGATAAAAACGATCTGCTTGATCGCGACACCATGGTGCGCATTCAAGGCTTTGCCCTCGACATTCTCATTGCGGCAGCCATCGCGAGCTTGTCGCTGGCCGTGATTGCGGCCAACCTCGTTCCGTTCATTCTGCTGGGTGTTGCCGGCGTTACCTGGAACATCTGTATGTTCCTGTGGCTCGCGCCACGCGTTATTCCGAAATACTGGTTCGAGCGAGGCATTGGCGATATCGGTCAATCCATGGGCGTGACCGCAACCGGCCTGATTCTGATGAAAATCGCCGATCCCGAAAACAAAACCCCAGCCTACGAGGCCTTTGGCTACAAGCAGATGGTCTTCGAACCCTTCTTTGGCGGCGGCCTGATTACCGGCATCGCCGTACCCGTGATCTACAACTTCGGACCCTGGCCCCTGTTCGGCGTGATGCTGGTTTTGGTCGTTGTCGGGGTCGGTTCTGGGCTGTTCTATTTCGGAAGGCTGAAGCAGTAG
- a CDS encoding PQQ-dependent sugar dehydrogenase, with amino-acid sequence MSTLLTRAHCTGRNRLQTHAFSNPQPFVGAALAALLTMSLCFSAAAQAEAQVSGDTVTSSSAGDLAVETLAKLEFPWALAILPGNRMLITEKPGRLRIFEAGELSEPVQGVPEVAYRGPKDQGGLLDVALHPDFQSNKLIYLSYVEASDQQPSSIGDTGDARFGGNLDKSDNIVRGGAVARAKLEGHQLTDLEVIWRQAPKTLGRGHFGHRLLFGPDGKLFITSGERMRFDPSQSLSSNLGKVVRINADGSVPEDNPFVGKQDALGDIWSYGHRNILAMVMHPESDLLLAFEMGPLGGDEVNVIEPGKNYGWPKVSNGAQYNRATIPPHAGTEEYQKPIRSWTPVISPSGAMVYDGGLIPEWQGSVLVGGLSSTAIVRLEMDGNRIAVEERVDMQRRIRDLVQAPDGSLYVLVDDKKGSLLRLLPVRTDAGRPAVAPSS; translated from the coding sequence ATGTCGACGCTCTTAACCCGTGCCCACTGTACCGGCCGCAACAGGCTGCAAACGCATGCCTTCTCGAACCCTCAACCCTTTGTTGGCGCCGCACTGGCGGCACTGCTGACGATGTCTCTGTGTTTCTCCGCCGCTGCCCAGGCGGAGGCGCAGGTGTCTGGCGACACGGTAACGTCGTCCAGTGCCGGCGACTTGGCCGTAGAAACACTGGCCAAGCTGGAGTTTCCTTGGGCCCTGGCTATTTTGCCCGGTAACCGTATGCTGATTACCGAAAAGCCGGGCCGCCTGCGAATCTTCGAGGCGGGCGAGCTTTCCGAACCGGTCCAGGGCGTGCCCGAGGTGGCCTATCGCGGCCCCAAAGATCAGGGCGGTCTGCTGGATGTGGCCCTGCATCCGGACTTTCAAAGCAATAAGCTAATCTACCTTTCCTATGTCGAGGCTTCGGATCAGCAGCCTTCCAGCATTGGCGATACTGGCGATGCCCGCTTTGGCGGCAATCTCGACAAGTCCGACAACATCGTTCGTGGCGGTGCCGTCGCTCGCGCCAAGCTGGAGGGTCACCAGCTGACGGATCTGGAAGTGATCTGGCGACAGGCGCCCAAGACCCTGGGGCGCGGCCACTTCGGCCACCGCTTGCTGTTCGGGCCCGACGGCAAGCTGTTCATCACCTCCGGCGAGCGCATGCGGTTTGATCCGTCGCAAAGCCTGAGCAGCAACCTCGGCAAGGTGGTACGGATCAACGCCGACGGTTCCGTTCCCGAGGACAATCCGTTCGTTGGCAAGCAGGACGCCCTTGGCGATATCTGGAGCTACGGTCACCGCAATATCCTGGCGATGGTGATGCACCCTGAATCGGACCTGCTGCTGGCGTTCGAGATGGGGCCGCTGGGTGGCGACGAGGTCAATGTCATCGAGCCGGGCAAAAACTACGGCTGGCCGAAGGTGAGCAATGGCGCTCAATACAACCGCGCGACCATTCCGCCCCATGCGGGCACAGAGGAGTACCAGAAGCCGATTCGCTCATGGACCCCGGTGATCTCGCCTTCCGGTGCTATGGTCTACGACGGTGGGCTTATTCCGGAGTGGCAGGGCAGTGTTCTCGTGGGCGGTCTTTCTTCGACGGCCATCGTTCGCCTGGAGATGGACGGCAACCGTATTGCCGTCGAGGAGCGGGTGGATATGCAGCGCCGTATCCGCGATCTGGTTCAGGCGCCGGACGGCTCGCTCTACGTTCTGGTGGACGACAAGAAAGGTAGCCTGCTGCGTTTGCTACCCGTTCGCACCGATGCCGGTAGGCCGGCGGTGGCGCCGAGTAGCTAA
- a CDS encoding FUSC family protein → MPLHPLLAQLLMPDKRAVIFALKGVISMALALFVSMYLQLSHPYWAVVSAVFLQLRPESGLVIEKALCQIFGSAIGGGFGILILAFLMPYPILALGCLTLWIGLNSAAASMVHNTNFIYAFAMAGMTAGLVVVLVMADASTTSGESVLAIAQARISEITVGALCAMLVSQLLWPVKVKDGLREHARSVINKTLEYLSLELDIDSSHDQRHQHADQILEILVALNDDSSAVVYEGPEGPGRGRAANLLCNRVMSLLAVTQIMGRFQRNHADLVSPAFSELLRWMRTYFQQIAEADSYEESYQLAHALRRRLLEHRAGYENESAIVTRLTQTALELVADLVMVLRAYNALENRDQTLLNAPKLKTHRDPLIGAINGFRTALVFVIGATVWIQTAGSAALMLMIMPVVFSVMFARFSLGVLTLLLRRLLMGAVVAIPAALFFGLALLSQSSGDFEMMVLVLAGPYFVGLLALANRVTLPYGLGFCIPFTIITQPSNNMTFSADSAVSTALGLFVGISVLYWVFKLITPPDSQLMQRRLLKATARDLVDIDNHEQPENWFNGRMGERLLRLANYDQGTGRSDRYMTDLGFTGLNLGHVSIRLRRLIHAHRSQAVDVLLEQWQHALAETYLMSARGDFNRRFREVSANLLAAIHIASEPNEQTATIEGMFERLALTFERTARTVAAAEGKVTFKPVDQGTAPA, encoded by the coding sequence ATGCCACTTCATCCGCTACTGGCTCAGCTTCTGATGCCGGATAAGCGCGCGGTGATTTTCGCCCTGAAAGGGGTGATCTCGATGGCGTTGGCGCTCTTTGTCTCCATGTATCTTCAACTGAGCCATCCTTATTGGGCGGTGGTGTCCGCCGTTTTTTTGCAACTTCGCCCGGAAAGCGGGTTGGTGATCGAGAAGGCGCTATGCCAGATCTTCGGTTCGGCGATAGGGGGCGGCTTCGGTATCCTGATTCTCGCATTCCTGATGCCCTATCCCATCCTCGCGCTGGGATGCCTGACCCTCTGGATTGGATTGAATTCTGCGGCGGCGTCCATGGTGCACAACACCAATTTTATTTATGCCTTTGCCATGGCGGGGATGACCGCGGGTCTGGTGGTCGTGCTGGTCATGGCCGATGCCAGTACCACAAGCGGTGAGTCCGTGCTTGCTATCGCCCAGGCGCGTATCAGCGAAATAACGGTCGGAGCCTTATGCGCCATGCTGGTCAGCCAGTTGTTATGGCCGGTAAAAGTGAAAGATGGACTGCGCGAGCACGCCCGTAGCGTCATTAACAAGACCCTTGAGTACCTGTCGCTGGAGCTGGATATCGACAGCTCCCACGACCAGCGCCATCAGCACGCCGACCAGATTCTGGAAATCCTGGTCGCGCTCAACGACGATTCCAGTGCGGTAGTTTACGAGGGGCCGGAAGGGCCAGGGCGGGGTAGGGCGGCAAATCTTCTATGCAACCGGGTCATGTCCCTGCTGGCCGTGACGCAGATCATGGGGCGCTTTCAGCGTAATCATGCGGATCTGGTGTCGCCCGCCTTCAGCGAACTGCTGCGTTGGATGCGTACGTACTTCCAGCAGATTGCCGAGGCGGACAGTTACGAGGAGAGCTACCAACTGGCGCATGCGTTACGCCGGAGACTGCTGGAGCATCGGGCCGGCTATGAGAACGAGTCCGCCATCGTCACCCGGCTGACGCAGACAGCGCTGGAACTGGTAGCCGATCTGGTGATGGTGCTACGGGCCTATAACGCGCTGGAAAACCGCGATCAGACATTGTTGAACGCGCCCAAGCTGAAAACCCATCGTGACCCGCTGATTGGCGCGATCAATGGCTTTCGCACGGCGCTGGTATTCGTTATCGGGGCGACGGTCTGGATCCAGACTGCAGGTTCAGCGGCACTGATGCTGATGATCATGCCGGTCGTATTTTCAGTGATGTTTGCTCGCTTCTCACTGGGCGTGCTCACACTTCTCCTGCGACGACTGCTGATGGGAGCGGTCGTCGCCATTCCGGCAGCCCTATTCTTCGGGTTGGCCTTGCTGTCGCAGAGCAGTGGCGATTTTGAAATGATGGTCCTGGTATTGGCCGGCCCTTATTTTGTGGGCTTGCTGGCGCTCGCCAACCGGGTAACGTTGCCCTACGGGCTGGGCTTTTGCATCCCGTTCACCATTATTACCCAGCCCAGCAACAACATGACATTCAGCGCCGACAGTGCGGTTAGTACGGCGCTCGGTCTGTTCGTCGGGATCAGCGTGCTGTACTGGGTTTTTAAACTGATCACCCCGCCGGACAGTCAGCTCATGCAGCGCCGCCTGCTCAAGGCCACCGCGCGGGACCTGGTGGATATCGACAATCATGAGCAGCCGGAGAATTGGTTTAACGGGCGTATGGGCGAGCGTCTGTTACGGCTGGCAAACTACGATCAGGGTACGGGCCGCAGCGACCGCTACATGACAGACCTTGGCTTCACCGGACTCAATCTCGGCCACGTATCTATCCGCTTGCGGCGGCTCATTCATGCACATCGTAGCCAGGCTGTCGACGTATTACTCGAGCAATGGCAACACGCCTTGGCCGAGACCTATCTCATGAGCGCGCGGGGCGATTTCAATCGCCGCTTTCGCGAGGTAAGCGCCAACTTACTGGCTGCGATCCACATCGCTAGCGAGCCGAATGAGCAGACCGCCACCATCGAGGGCATGTTCGAGCGCCTTGCGCTGACCTTCGAGCGCACCGCCCGAACGGTCGCCGCTGCCGAGGGCAAGGTGACTTTTAAGCCGGTGGATCAGGGGACGGCGCCGGCCTAG
- a CDS encoding efflux RND transporter periplasmic adaptor subunit translates to MGTLLRIGLTLLVVVVAIVAGNWVWNHYLYSPWTRDGRIRADVITVAPDVSGWVTQLSVADNQPVDKGDPVFTIDDTRYRAAVAEHEARVAQKKTAWELAEHKYGRRQTLSLKRAISEEGLETSRINTESAKASYQLAQAELETSQIDLARTQINGPDDGTIINLSLREGNYVHKGDPVLSLIRRGSFYVTGYFEETKLQRVHVGQKARIKLMSGDHSLTGTVTSIAQGIADTNTRGNNQLLPQVQQTFNWVRLAQRIPVDIALDPLPEGVNISAGMTASIYLESD, encoded by the coding sequence ATGGGAACGTTATTGCGTATAGGACTGACGTTACTGGTGGTGGTCGTTGCTATCGTTGCCGGCAACTGGGTCTGGAATCATTATCTGTACTCTCCCTGGACGCGCGACGGACGGATTCGGGCCGACGTGATCACCGTTGCGCCGGACGTTTCGGGCTGGGTAACGCAGCTGAGCGTCGCCGACAATCAGCCGGTGGATAAGGGCGACCCCGTTTTCACGATCGACGATACTCGCTACCGGGCTGCGGTGGCCGAACATGAAGCCCGTGTCGCGCAAAAGAAAACCGCCTGGGAGCTCGCTGAGCACAAATATGGGCGGCGCCAGACGTTGAGTTTGAAACGGGCGATCAGTGAAGAAGGTCTGGAAACCTCGCGGATCAATACGGAATCGGCTAAAGCGAGCTATCAACTGGCTCAGGCTGAGCTTGAAACCTCACAAATCGATCTTGCGCGCACTCAGATAAACGGTCCGGACGATGGCACGATCATCAACTTGAGTCTGCGCGAAGGTAACTACGTCCACAAAGGTGATCCGGTCTTGTCGCTGATCCGGCGTGGATCGTTTTACGTGACCGGCTACTTCGAGGAAACCAAGTTGCAGAGGGTCCACGTGGGGCAGAAAGCGCGCATCAAATTGATGAGTGGCGATCACTCGCTGACTGGCACGGTGACCAGTATCGCCCAGGGTATCGCCGACACTAACACCCGCGGCAACAACCAGTTGCTCCCGCAGGTTCAGCAGACGTTCAACTGGGTGCGCCTGGCTCAGCGCATTCCCGTGGATATTGCGCTGGATCCGCTACCGGAGGGCGTCAATATCAGCGCCGGAATGACGGCGTCGATCTATTTGGAAAGCGACTAG
- a CDS encoding DUF1656 domain-containing protein has translation MLHELGFGGMLFSPLVVLMPMAFILTAITRLALHHLDLRRYIWKDAWFDVALFVCYLAAIVYLFGNYS, from the coding sequence ATGCTTCACGAACTGGGGTTTGGCGGAATGCTATTCAGTCCATTGGTGGTCCTGATGCCAATGGCTTTTATTCTGACGGCGATCACCCGGCTGGCGCTACACCACCTGGATTTACGGCGTTATATCTGGAAGGACGCCTGGTTCGATGTCGCGCTCTTCGTCTGCTATCTGGCAGCCATCGTTTATCTGTTTGGGAATTATTCGTAG
- a CDS encoding nuclear transport factor 2-like protein: MQPKDTVAQFIADIHAQRFDEAKSLLVAEGFEYVGPNMRFLSRDDMLGYQFGMAAIQKDLIVRQLSADGEHVFAILDYRTNFEPIGDVRLAVWFRVRDDKIQTVEAFYNAAVVENMLGGNLPSAI, from the coding sequence ATGCAGCCAAAAGACACCGTGGCACAGTTCATCGCTGATATTCATGCCCAGCGTTTTGATGAGGCAAAGTCCTTGCTGGTTGCCGAGGGCTTTGAGTACGTGGGGCCGAATATGCGATTCCTTAGCCGGGACGACATGCTGGGCTACCAATTCGGTATGGCTGCCATCCAGAAAGACCTGATCGTCCGTCAGCTCAGTGCCGACGGGGAGCACGTATTCGCGATCCTGGATTACCGGACCAATTTTGAACCGATCGGGGACGTGCGGCTCGCGGTCTGGTTTCGTGTCCGGGACGACAAAATCCAGACGGTTGAAGCCTTCTACAATGCGGCAGTGGTTGAAAATATGCTGGGGGGAAACCTTCCTTCGGCGATCTGA
- a CDS encoding ABC transporter permease — translation MPDQQNDAHEPYVTVIEPHTGWRSVDWKELREYKDLFFFLIWRNIKVRYAQSSIGVGWAVLQPLASMLVFTIIFGNLVGVESDGASYGLFAFAALVPWTYFANSLTEGTASMVTNSGMISKIYFPRLIMPLAIIGARMVDFFISLGILGVLLLFFGKMPNSGVIVLPLLIVMLTISAAGLGLWLTALAIQYRDINYGMSFGVQLLMYSAPVVYPTSMIPERFQLLYALNPMVGVIEGFRSALLGTRDMPWDFIAIGAVVSVMLFASGVMYFRRKEHVFADVA, via the coding sequence ATGCCTGACCAGCAGAATGATGCTCATGAACCCTACGTGACGGTCATTGAACCTCATACAGGGTGGCGCTCAGTTGATTGGAAGGAGCTTCGGGAATACAAGGACTTATTCTTTTTTCTTATCTGGCGCAATATCAAGGTACGTTACGCTCAGAGCTCCATTGGCGTGGGCTGGGCGGTCCTTCAACCTTTGGCCTCGATGCTGGTGTTTACGATTATTTTCGGGAACCTGGTCGGCGTCGAATCGGACGGAGCATCCTATGGGTTGTTCGCCTTTGCGGCGCTGGTGCCGTGGACCTACTTTGCGAACAGCCTCACTGAAGGCACCGCAAGCATGGTCACCAATTCTGGCATGATCAGCAAAATCTACTTCCCACGTCTTATCATGCCCCTCGCCATCATCGGCGCCCGCATGGTGGATTTCTTTATCTCCCTGGGCATTCTCGGGGTTCTACTGCTTTTCTTTGGGAAGATGCCTAACAGCGGCGTGATTGTGCTGCCATTACTCATTGTCATGCTGACCATCAGTGCTGCGGGCCTGGGACTGTGGCTGACAGCCCTGGCAATCCAGTATCGCGATATCAACTATGGCATGAGCTTCGGTGTACAGTTGTTGATGTACTCTGCCCCAGTGGTTTATCCGACCAGCATGATTCCGGAGCGCTTCCAACTGCTGTACGCCCTGAACCCCATGGTCGGCGTTATTGAAGGCTTTCGGTCTGCCCTTCTTGGAACCCGTGATATGCCCTGGGACTTTATAGCCATCGGTGCTGTCGTTTCCGTCATGCTCTTTGCCAGCGGTGTCATGTATTTCCGCCGCAAAGAACATGTATTTGCAGATGTAGCGTGA
- a CDS encoding ABC transporter ATP-binding protein produces MTDIAIKVENLGKAYRLGSEAERAETFVEAGLNLIKAPLRNFRKLRNLDTFSTDRSADDILWALDDVSFDIRRGEVVGFVGRNGAGKSTLLKVLSRITEPTTGRIEIHGRVSSLLEVGTGFHPELSGRENIYMNGTILGMKKAEIDRKFEEIVEFSGVERFLDTPVKRYSSGMKVRLAFSVAAHLEPEILIIDEVLAVGDAEFQKKCLGKMEEVAGGGRTVLFVSHNMAAIQNLCGRAISLKAGQVVDDGPTKTVIEDYLARFKSEATSGFHGNTDRKILSSTQVTDGRMLNSKGTPTSAPCAGEPTIFELDYKTSEKSVDAIFDIVIANQHNVAVTQMRTEPPIPLGKEGTVRLTLEDTPLPIGKYTATVTVKDARSFKNIDKVPNAFSFEIFILKDFFHLERVNTQYCSTLSRQKVEHSTSTERLEKNTEETNPAS; encoded by the coding sequence ATGACGGATATCGCGATAAAAGTTGAGAATTTAGGCAAGGCTTACCGTCTTGGCAGCGAGGCCGAACGGGCCGAAACCTTTGTGGAGGCTGGCCTCAATCTAATCAAGGCTCCGCTGCGGAATTTCCGCAAGCTGCGAAACCTCGATACTTTTTCTACCGACCGCAGTGCAGACGATATCCTATGGGCGCTTGACGATGTTTCTTTCGACATTCGGCGCGGGGAAGTGGTTGGGTTTGTCGGGCGCAATGGTGCCGGTAAATCGACCTTGCTGAAGGTCCTGTCCCGTATTACCGAGCCCACCACAGGGCGTATCGAAATACACGGCAGGGTTTCGAGCCTGCTTGAAGTAGGCACCGGGTTTCACCCCGAGCTGAGTGGTCGCGAAAACATCTACATGAACGGCACCATTCTTGGCATGAAAAAGGCTGAGATTGATCGTAAATTCGAAGAAATTGTCGAATTTTCGGGCGTAGAACGCTTCCTGGACACACCGGTCAAACGCTACAGTTCGGGCATGAAAGTCAGATTGGCGTTTTCTGTGGCGGCCCATCTTGAGCCCGAGATACTCATCATTGACGAAGTGCTCGCCGTAGGCGATGCAGAGTTCCAGAAAAAATGCCTCGGCAAGATGGAAGAGGTGGCTGGAGGCGGCCGTACCGTCTTGTTCGTCAGTCACAACATGGCCGCGATACAGAACCTCTGTGGTCGTGCGATCAGTCTTAAGGCCGGGCAGGTCGTGGATGACGGCCCAACCAAAACCGTGATCGAAGATTACCTTGCCCGGTTCAAGTCGGAGGCAACCAGTGGTTTCCACGGCAACACCGACCGCAAGATCCTGTCGTCTACCCAGGTCACTGACGGTCGCATGCTGAATAGCAAGGGCACGCCTACGTCAGCACCTTGCGCAGGCGAGCCAACCATTTTTGAGCTGGATTATAAAACCTCGGAGAAATCCGTAGATGCAATCTTCGACATCGTTATCGCCAACCAGCACAACGTTGCTGTGACGCAAATGCGGACTGAGCCTCCGATTCCACTGGGTAAAGAGGGAACCGTCAGACTGACATTGGAAGATACACCGCTGCCTATCGGAAAATACACGGCAACCGTGACAGTCAAAGACGCCCGCAGCTTCAAGAATATCGATAAAGTGCCCAATGCGTTCAGCTTCGAGATTTTCATATTGAAAGACTTCTTCCATCTGGAAAGAGTCAATACTCAATATTGCAGTACACTGTCCAGACAGAAGGTTGAGCACAGTACTAGTACTGAGCGGCTGGAAAAAAATACCGAAGAAACGAATCCCGCAAGCTAA
- a CDS encoding glycosyltransferase, whose translation MKRSRKKVIFLPQWNQQNPYQDCLASALEEKGFSITLDNYPKHSLVFSATADKHPDAGVIHIHWIAPIFNRLYFSKNRFKSEARFLIYALYMLIDIQLAKRKGVKIAWTIHNLINHESKNPRMELKYRRLLAKQADILCFHSKEAQELVYHEYDLSPRKPFTITQHACYQPSVPDSSVGEESIREAYGIGPGKFVYLFFGQIRKYKGVKQLIESFRALKGQDFQLVIAGHIVPSEEEWITNEVAKDPRIILKNRFLQDEELGRLIKSSDIVVLPYARTLSSGSALLAISYGKPLILPESGKVIGVPGQRGAIYFGDDYTLANALDDASRADLESQGAFNLELSKELTWEKMTDPLPAHYLR comes from the coding sequence ATGAAGCGAAGTCGAAAGAAAGTTATTTTTCTTCCCCAGTGGAATCAGCAGAACCCCTATCAGGACTGCCTAGCATCTGCTCTGGAAGAAAAAGGCTTCTCCATTACGTTAGACAACTACCCCAAACACTCGCTCGTATTTTCAGCTACTGCAGATAAACACCCCGACGCCGGTGTTATTCATATCCATTGGATCGCTCCGATTTTTAATCGGTTATATTTCAGTAAAAACCGGTTTAAAAGTGAGGCTCGTTTTCTTATATACGCGTTGTATATGTTGATAGATATCCAACTGGCCAAAAGAAAAGGGGTGAAGATTGCCTGGACCATTCACAACCTGATCAACCATGAATCCAAAAACCCGAGGATGGAACTGAAGTACCGTCGTCTTTTGGCTAAACAGGCAGACATTCTTTGCTTCCATAGTAAAGAGGCGCAAGAGCTTGTCTACCATGAATACGATCTCAGCCCCCGGAAACCTTTCACTATTACGCAGCATGCCTGTTATCAGCCGTCAGTTCCTGATAGCTCAGTGGGAGAAGAATCCATTCGGGAGGCATACGGCATAGGCCCCGGCAAGTTTGTTTACCTTTTCTTCGGCCAGATCCGGAAGTATAAAGGCGTCAAACAGCTCATCGAGTCCTTCAGAGCATTGAAAGGACAAGATTTTCAGCTTGTCATTGCCGGCCATATCGTGCCCAGCGAAGAAGAATGGATTACGAACGAAGTAGCCAAGGACCCAAGAATAATTCTGAAAAACCGGTTCCTGCAAGATGAAGAGCTCGGACGCCTCATTAAGTCTAGTGACATTGTCGTACTGCCTTATGCCCGTACTCTGAGTTCAGGATCGGCCTTGCTGGCGATCAGTTATGGAAAGCCCTTGATTCTGCCAGAGAGCGGAAAGGTCATTGGAGTACCGGGGCAGCGCGGGGCCATCTATTTTGGCGACGACTATACCCTGGCGAATGCGCTGGACGACGCCTCGAGGGCAGACCTGGAATCGCAAGGCGCATTTAATCTTGAGCTGTCCAAAGAGCTGACCTGGGAAAAAATGACAGATCCGTTGCCAGCGCACTACCTTAGATAA